TATATCTATTATAATCAAAGAGAGAGCGATAGGGATCACGATTATCAGGTGATATTTGTCTTATAACGCAGAGGATTTAGATTGAAATCATAACTGCTATGTGTCTAACATGGCCTTCAAACGCAAGGCATCACGTGGCGCATAACCCGCCTGATCATTATCGAAGAAACAATAGACATCTTTGCCTTGCCGGAGCCAGCTAGAAATAGCGCCTGCCCATCCACTAAGCGCCGGGTTGCCATATTCCCCTTCATATGGGGTTTCATTGGGGCCATGTAAGCGTATATAGACGAAATCCGCCGTCACCTCTTTAGGAGAAACGTAACCAGCAAATTCGTAAACACAAAATGCGGCATCGTATGCTGCTAGCAGGTCGTAAGCCTGCTGCGTGTGCCAGCTTTTATCTCTGAATTCAAAAGCATAGCGATGGTCATCTGGCAACCTACGGAGAAACTGTTCTAAACGCTCTGCATTAAAGTGCCATTTGCCCGGCAGTTGGAACAGTACAGGCCCCAGCTTATCTCCTAATGGCTCAACAGATCCCAAAAATCGTGCAATCGGTTCATCCGGGTCTTTGAGCTTTTTCATATGTGTCATGTAACGACTGGCTTTGACAGCAAATTCAAAATCATGAGGAGTCGCTTCGTACCATGCCTCGAATGTCGATTTTTCCGGCAGTTGGTAAAATGTATTGTTAACCTCTACGCTCTTGAACTGCGATGTATAGAACCCCAGCATATCCTTGACATCATCTGGATAGAAATTCCCGCGCCAATGGTCATAATGCCAGCCAGATGTACCGATAGATAACATTTCGCACCCTATACTATGTCAACGCTGCACAGTAAATTCATAGAACGTCCCTGCCGCATCGGACCAATTGACATCAACAGAACTATCGCGAGCAGAAGGCGGCCCTTGGAGCAAGAAATTATGAAGCACTTCTAGCTTATCCTTTGAGCCTTCTGCTATGACCTCCACCGTTCCATCCGCATTGTTACGAACCCATCCCGTAATACTCAGTTGGACCGCGCGGTCCTGAGTCGTCGCACGGAAATAAACACCCTGAACATGACCGTGAACAATCGCGTGGAGCCTTTTCATAGGTACAGCACTTCCTCAACCAACCAAAGTCCGAGCTAATAAAGTCTTCACTACCATAACATGCCATTCTGACCTAGACGAGACACATGAGACCCGGTTGCATTGAGCCAATCTACCCATTTGACGAACCCCAGAAAGCAAAACAGCCGCCCGTGATTAATGGGTGGCTGTTTTAAAGATCGACTATTAAGTCGTCGATAAGCTAAAGGGTGAACGTGATGACGTTGACAGATGCGGGTTCGAAAGTGTGTACCCACTCACCATCAGGCACATCTAACGAAGTCAAGCGAGGTTCAACCTGGGACGGCGCAGCAAAGGTATTGTGTGAATAGATGTCCTCACCTACCAATGTGCTCAGTTCCGCCTGCTTTATCTTGATCCCGCCTAAATCGATTGTCGTTTCAATCGGTTGGTCAATGTGTGAGTTGACGATACTTAGTGTAAGCGTGCGCCCTTTAAGTGAAGCGGAACCACTCAATGCCGGGAGGTCATATTGTTTGCCATTGATTTCAAAGGGAATCACGTCAGAATCAACCTGCAAGAGTATGCTCTGCCCACCCTGATGCGCCTGATACATATCATAAACATGATATGTCGGTGTCGTTAGCATCTGATCGCCATCTGTAAGGATCATGGCCTGCAAAACGTTGATTGTCTGGGCGATATTCCCCATGACGACTTTATCAGCATGGCGGTTGAAGATATCCAATGTCGTCGCAGCAACGAGGGCATCGCGGATGGTGTTCTGCTGCCACAAGTGACGCGGATGATGGCCTTCTGTCGGTGGGTGCCATGTCCCCCATTCATCGACAATCAACCCAATTTGTCGATCTGGATCATAGCTATCCATTGCAGCGCGCTGCTGCATCACGAGACGCTCCATCTCCAAGCCAACGTAAATCTGATAATACCATTGTGCGTCTGTATAATCGGTTGCAGTACCTGTAAACGCTGAATAAGACTCCCGCCCCTGGGGATCACGGGCACGCGCATAATAATGCGCCGCAAAACCGTGAATCTTCGGACGCCAGGCAGGTTTTAGCTTCTCCAGAAAACGCAGCGTCCAGTCGATATCATTATTCCGGGGGCCACATGCAATCAGATAGAGTGGCGTTTGACCAAACTCCCGCAGATAAGTTGAAAATTGCCGATAAGCTGCCGCATAATCTTCCGGGTCGAACGAACCACCACACCCCCAGTTTTCATTGCCGACACCCCAGTATCGCACCCCAAAAGGCTCCGGCGAACCATTGGCAGCACGTTCACGAGAAAGCGTGCTATCCCCTGCGAAGTTGCAGTACTCAACCCAATCACGCAGTTCACCCGGTGTCCCACTACCAACGTTACCGACCAGATAGGGTTCAGCGCCCACCAGACGGCAAAATTGCAAGAACTCATGCGTGCCAAAATGATTATTTTCGATGTCTTCGCCCCACCAGATATTGATCCGATCCGGGCGACTATCACGTGGGCCGATACCATCACGCCAATGATAATCATCGGCGAAGCAACCGCCAGGCCAACGAATGACGGGTGGGGCGATCTTCTTCATAGCAGCGATCACATCATTACGCATGCCATTTGTATTCGGGATAGGCGAATCTTCACCAACCCAGATGCCTTCGTAGATACAAGCCCCTAAGTGCTCGGCAAAGTGCCCATAAATATTGGGATTGATCTGGCCCACTGCGTGCTGCAAATTGACTGAAATGTGATGTTCTGGCATATGGCCTTCCTTTAAAATAAGTGTAAGTGCGGCTGAATGTATTGACTAACGATGCGGCGACCAATAGTTACGCGGGTCTGACTTAAATTTATAACGACGTCTGGGGTGCGGCAGTGGGTCCTGCGCGCGCAGCGTCCACGCGAGAAGCTCAGCGACCATCTCCGACTGAATATCCTGATAATCCGCGACACCATAGAGATTGTTTAATTCAACAGGGTCTTCAGAGAGGTGATAGAGCTGCCCCCTACCCTGCATATCGAACATCAGCTTCCAGTCGCCCTTACGCAACATACGCATGGTACCACTCTGGGACCAGCCATTGAGCTCATCAAAGCTTACAACCGGATTGAGACCATCTTCATATGGGTCAAAATCATCATCCGCTGTATAGTGCAGGCCACCAAAGCCATGTTCAGCATAAGCGCTGGCAAACTCTTCTTTCGGGTAATCTTGCCCGGTCAGCAACGGCCACAAACTCTGTCCCTGAACGCCTGCGGGCAAATCAACACCAACCGCTTCGCAGATTGTTGGCATGATATCAACGATACTGATATGTGCATCATGGGGCTGATCAGATGCAACAACACCAGGGCCCATCACCTGGAAGGGAATACGGGTCAGGACTTCTGGCAGTTCAGCCCCTTTGCGAACCAGCCCATATTCACCAACGTAATCTCCATGGTCAGAAAGGAAGATAATCAGCGTATTTTCGCGCAGGTTCTGATTATCAAGATACTCTACGAAGCGTTGAATCTGGTCATCGATCAAACGCAGCATGCCAAAATAATTTGCACGAGCACGAGGCAGTTGTTCCGCATAATCGGGGAAAGCTGTCTCACCAATATGTCGCAGCCATTGGAACTTAAAGCCTTTTTTCTCCAAAGCAGATTTATCGGAGCGTGTCGGCGGCAAAGTTTCCGGCGGGAACATCGAAAAATAGGGTTCTGGTACCTGATAAGGATTATGCGGCTCTGGGAATGATAGCCACAAGAAGAAAGGATCGTCCCCTTCCTTTATTGTATCCAACCAATTCATCGCTGCCGAGACAGCCCGATATGGACACTGTACCTCGACGCCAAACGGCGCCGGATTAGAATCCGCGCGATGGCTCAGGCTGGACAAATAATCATCAAAAGCTTTTTCATCATCCGTACGATCATCACCAAAACCACCGCCATGGCTGAGCTCAAAATAATAATCCATGCGATCTGGCTTCAAGTGCGAATGATTCTTACCACAGAGTGCTGTTTTGTAACCCTGT
The Phototrophicus methaneseepsis DNA segment above includes these coding regions:
- a CDS encoding DUF72 domain-containing protein, which produces MLSIGTSGWHYDHWRGNFYPDDVKDMLGFYTSQFKSVEVNNTFYQLPEKSTFEAWYEATPHDFEFAVKASRYMTHMKKLKDPDEPIARFLGSVEPLGDKLGPVLFQLPGKWHFNAERLEQFLRRLPDDHRYAFEFRDKSWHTQQAYDLLAAYDAAFCVYEFAGYVSPKEVTADFVYIRLHGPNETPYEGEYGNPALSGWAGAISSWLRQGKDVYCFFDNDQAGYAPRDALRLKAMLDT
- a CDS encoding alpha-N-arabinofuranosidase, giving the protein MPEHHISVNLQHAVGQINPNIYGHFAEHLGACIYEGIWVGEDSPIPNTNGMRNDVIAAMKKIAPPVIRWPGGCFADDYHWRDGIGPRDSRPDRINIWWGEDIENNHFGTHEFLQFCRLVGAEPYLVGNVGSGTPGELRDWVEYCNFAGDSTLSRERAANGSPEPFGVRYWGVGNENWGCGGSFDPEDYAAAYRQFSTYLREFGQTPLYLIACGPRNNDIDWTLRFLEKLKPAWRPKIHGFAAHYYARARDPQGRESYSAFTGTATDYTDAQWYYQIYVGLEMERLVMQQRAAMDSYDPDRQIGLIVDEWGTWHPPTEGHHPRHLWQQNTIRDALVAATTLDIFNRHADKVVMGNIAQTINVLQAMILTDGDQMLTTPTYHVYDMYQAHQGGQSILLQVDSDVIPFEINGKQYDLPALSGSASLKGRTLTLSIVNSHIDQPIETTIDLGGIKIKQAELSTLVGEDIYSHNTFAAPSQVEPRLTSLDVPDGEWVHTFEPASVNVITFTL
- a CDS encoding sulfatase family protein, with product MSKPNVVIIMTDQQRADVSKREGFPLDTTPFLDSLATQGTWFNRAYTSMPACLPARVSMLTGRYPSATHARTNHNEEDAFYETDLYDVMREQGYKTALCGKNHSHLKPDRMDYYFELSHGGGFGDDRTDDEKAFDDYLSSLSHRADSNPAPFGVEVQCPYRAVSAAMNWLDTIKEGDDPFFLWLSFPEPHNPYQVPEPYFSMFPPETLPPTRSDKSALEKKGFKFQWLRHIGETAFPDYAEQLPRARANYFGMLRLIDDQIQRFVEYLDNQNLRENTLIIFLSDHGDYVGEYGLVRKGAELPEVLTRIPFQVMGPGVVASDQPHDAHISIVDIMPTICEAVGVDLPAGVQGQSLWPLLTGQDYPKEEFASAYAEHGFGGLHYTADDDFDPYEDGLNPVVSFDELNGWSQSGTMRMLRKGDWKLMFDMQGRGQLYHLSEDPVELNNLYGVADYQDIQSEMVAELLAWTLRAQDPLPHPRRRYKFKSDPRNYWSPHR
- a CDS encoding acylphosphatase, whose protein sequence is MKRLHAIVHGHVQGVYFRATTQDRAVQLSITGWVRNNADGTVEVIAEGSKDKLEVLHNFLLQGPPSARDSSVDVNWSDAAGTFYEFTVQR